In a single window of the Arachis hypogaea cultivar Tifrunner chromosome 6, arahy.Tifrunner.gnm2.J5K5, whole genome shotgun sequence genome:
- the LOC112806034 gene encoding uncharacterized protein, translated as MARCCFVSLLLLLLAVATASASRNVPSDAGLNDQKNVVTFGGIGGYSGIGNNGLPFGGGAAGIGAGYGGGQGGGLGGGLGGGGGGGLPTGMGGFGGLGGTMGGGGGLGGGLGGGLGGGTGTGVVPFP; from the coding sequence ATGGCTAGGTGCTGTTTtgtgtctcttcttcttcttcttcttgctgtcGCCACAGCAAGTGCAAGCAGAAACGTCCCAAGCGATGCTGGCCTCAATGACCAGAAGAACGTCGTCACCTTCGGCGGTATTGGTGGTTATTCCGGGATTGGCAACAACGGACTCCCCTTTGGAGGTGGCGCTGCTGGAATAGGCGCAGGATACGGTGGTGGACAAGGTGGTGGTCTCGGTGGTGgtcttggtggtggtggtggtggtggcctTCCCACCGGGATGGGTGGATTTGGTGGACTCGGCGGTACtatgggtggtggtggtggtctcGGCGGTGGTCTCGGCGGCGGCCTAGGTGGCGGTACTGGCACCGGTGTTGTTCCTTTCCCTTAA
- the LOC112695120 gene encoding 26S proteasome regulatory subunit 4 homolog A has product MGQGTPGGLNRQGMPGDRKPDSGDKKDKKFEPAAPPARVGRKQRKQKGPEAAARLPTVTPVSKCKLRLLKLERIKDYLLMEEEFVANQERLKPQEEKAEEDRSKVDDLRGSPMSVGNLEELIDENHAIVSSSVGPEYYVGILSFVDKDQLEPGCAILMHNKVLSVVGLLQDEVDPMVSVMKVEKAPLESYADIGGLDAQIQEIKEAVELPLTHPELYEDIGIKPPKGVILYGEPGTGKTLLAKAVANSTSATFLRVVGSELIQKYLGDGPKLVRELFRVADDLSPSIVFIDEIDAVGTKRYDAHSGGEREIQRTMLELLNQLDGFDSRGDVKVILATNRIESLDPALLRPGRIDRKIEFPLPDIKTRRRIFQIHTSRMTLADDVNLEEFVMTKDEFSGADIKAICTEAGLLALRERRMKVTHADFKKAKDKVMFKKKEGVPEGLYM; this is encoded by the exons ATGGGTCAGGGAACTCCGGGCGGTCTCAACCGGCAGGGCATGCCGGGGGACAGGAAGCCAGACAGCGGCGACAAGAAGGACAAGAAGTTCGAGCCGGCGGCGCCGCCAGCTCGCGTTGGCAGGAAACAGCGGAAGCAGAAGGGGCCCGAGGCGGCGGCGCGGCTTCCGACGGTGACGCCGGTTTCGAAGTGCAAGCTGAGGCTGCTGAAGCTGGAGAGGATTAAGGACTACCTTCTGATGGAGGAGGAGTTCGTGGCCAACCAGGAGCGACTGAAGCCGCAAGAGGAGAAGGCTGAAGAGGACCGATCCAAGGTCGATGACCTTCGCGGTTCGCCCATGTCCGTTGGAAACTTGGAGGAGCTCATCGATGAGAATCATGCAATCGTTTCGTCATCGGTTGGCCCTGAGTACTATGTTGGAATCTTGTCTTTTGTCGATAAGGATCAGCTTGAACCCGGTTGCGCCATCTTGATGCATAACAAG GTTCTATCTGTTGTTGGGCTTCTTCAAGATGAAGTTGATCCAATGGTCTCAGTCATGAAGGTTGAGAAAGCTCCTTTGGAATCCTACGCTGACATTGGTGGTTTAGATGCCCAGATACAGGAAATTAAAGAAGCAGTTGAGCTTCCTCTCACGCATCCTGAACTGTACGAAGACATTGGTATCAAACCACCTAAGGGGGTCATTTTATATGGAGAACCTGGAACTGGAAAGACCTTGCTTGCAAAG GCTGTTGCAAACTCAACATCAGCAACATTTTTAAGAGTTGTTGGTAGTGAATTAATACAAAAATACTTGGGAGATGGTCCAAAACTTGTGAGGGAACTTTTCCGGGTAGCTGATGATCTCTCCCCTTCAATTGTATTCATTGATGAAATTGATGCAGTTGGTACAAAGAG GTATGATGCTCACTCAGGTGGAGAACGCGAAATTCAAAGGACTATGTTGGAGCTTCTTAATCAGTTAGATGGTTTTGATTCAAGAGGAGATGTAAAGGTGATCCTTGCAACCAACAGAATTGAAAGCCTTGATCCAGCTCTGTTGAGACCTGGTCGAATAGACAGGAAAATAGAGTTTCCCCTCCCTGACATCAAAACCAGGAGACGCATTTTCCAG ATACACACATCAAGGATGACATTAGCTGATGATGTGAACTTAGAAGAATTTGTTATGACTAAGGATGAGTTTTCAGGGGCTGATATAAAAGCAATATGCACTGAAGCTGGCTTACTTGCTCTACGAGAGCGCCGAATGAAG GTAACACATGCCGACTTTAAGAAGGCAAAGGATAAAGTGATGttcaagaagaaagaaggggTGCCAGAAGGACTGTATATGTAA
- the LOC112806035 gene encoding uncharacterized protein isoform X2 — protein sequence MEVLKADSNLQDNAMRELYEASITGCVMTLKALIQRDPLILFRVSLYPFHETPLHIASLLGHQDFCKILLENNPAFAFEVNSEGRCPLHLASAKGHVEVVKILLQINQEACMVRDKDDMIPLHFAAMRGHAAAVEELVRARPESVKERIVTDDSSVLHLCVRFNHLEALKFLVETMRLEAAEDNHQSLCAKDKDGNTVLHLAVKNGQFKSIEYLLSVSEMSPAISALNEVGSLSALDMVHSYALRINQLLTRAGALFESSSNTLVVQESEPSSTDIDNAHSSSSEGSIEQPQMLASMDLQPQPHLPLQSSTGHPSESSEPQESNIALAQSADTRVEQPLPLSSMAPQQQPPQLPQQNNIRRSQSAPSSVSNNNHPSPPPPPSSTEITPQDDKNSRWSSRVEHFCKKYLISQINWMDSSQLMVATTVIATITFQSVLSPPGGVWSADTHDGGYQCNRYGYCEAGTVVLGYAQSSDYIKFIFFNSASFFSSLCALLLIISGFPLNNVAMKWIMTFLMVASASCMLLTYMWALGMTSPDHIYHRLRSLGYLLVGLWGFLLFVIGIFQIIRFILWLRSRRSSSTPSTSTTRNTTNAHSHSGI from the exons ATGGAGGTTTTGAAAGCAGATTCAAATCTACAAGACAATGCAATGAGAGAACTTTATGAAGCATCAATAACAGGATGTGTAATGACCTTAAAAGCACTGATCCAAAGGGACCCTCTCATTCTCTTTAGGGTTTCACTATATCCCTTTCATGAAACCCCATTACACATAGCCTCATTGCTTGGACACCAAGATTTCTGCAAGATCCTTCTAGAAAACAACCCTGCTTTCGCCTTCGAGGTGAACTCAGAAGGACGGTGCCCTCTTCATCTTGCTTCCGCTAAAGGGCATGTGGAGGTTGTGAAGATTTTGTTGCAGATAAACCAAGAAGCTTGCATGGTTAGAGACAAAGATGACATGATTCCTCTCCACTTCGCCGCGATGAGGGGACACGCGGCAGCAGTTGAGGAGCTGGTAAGGGCAAGGCCGGAGTCCGTTAAGGAGAGGATTGTGACCGATGATAGCTCCGTTCTGCATTTGTGTGTTCGGTTTAACCATCTTGAGGCCTTGAAATTCTTGGTTGAAACAATGAGACTTGAAGCTGCAGAAGACAACCACCAAAGTTTGTGTGCTAAGGACAAAGACGGTAACACTGTTTTGCATTTAGCTGTGAAGAACGGGCAATTTAAG AGCATTGAATACTTGCTTTCGGTATCGGAAATGAGTCCAGCAATAAGTGCCTTGAATGAAGTTGGAAGCTTATCAGCTTTGGACATGGTGCACTCCTATGCCCTTAGAATTAACCAACTTTTAACCAGAGCAGGAGCACTCTTTGAAAGCTCTTCCAATACGCTTGTTGTACAAGAATCAGAACCCTCATCAACAGACATTGATAATGCACACTCATCCTCATCAGAAGGAAGCATAG AACAACCACAGATGTTGGCAAGCATGGATCTTCAACCACAACCACACCTGCCACTGCAATCAAGCACAGGACACCCTTCAGAGTCATCAGAACCTCAAGAAAGCAACATCGCTCTAGCACAATCAGCAGATACTCGTGTGGAACAACCTCTGCCCTTGTCAAGCATGGCGCCTCAACAGCAACCACCACAACTGCCACAGCAAAACAACATTCGTCGATCACAATCAGCACCATCCTCGGTAAGTAACAATAACCATCCTTCACCGCCACCACCCCCCTCGTCAACAGAAATAACACCACAAGATGATAAGAACAGCAGATGGAGTAGCAGGGTTGAGCATTTCTGCAAAAAATACCTGATAAGCCAAATCAACTGGATGGACAGCAGTCAACTCATGGTAGCAACAACCGTCATCGCAACCATCACATTCCAATCAGTTCTAAGCCCACCAGGAGGAGTATGGTCAGCGGACACACACGATGGCGGCTACCAATGCAACAGATATGGTTACTGCGAAGCCGGAACGGTGGTTCTAGGTTATGCTCAATCATCAGATTATATCAAATTCATCTTCTTCAACTCTGCTTCATTCTTTTCCTCTCTGTGTGCGCTCTTGTTAATCATAAGCGGGTTTCCACTTAACAATGTAGCTATGAAGTGGATAATGACATTCCTGATGGTGGCTTCTGCGTCCTGCATGCTGCTAACATACATGTGGGCCCTGGGAATGACCAGCCCTGATCATATTTATCATAGGCTTAGGAGTCTGGGGTATTTGTTGGTCGGTTTATGGGGTTTCTTGCTTTTTGTTATTGGCATCTTTCAGATAATAAGGTTCATTCTTTGGCTTAGATCAAGAAGGTCGTCCTCCACTCCCTCAACAAGtactactcggaatactacaaaTGCGCACTCACATAGTGGCATCTAA
- the LOC112806035 gene encoding uncharacterized protein isoform X1 gives MEVLKADSNLQDNAMRELYEASITGCVMTLKALIQRDPLILFRVSLYPFHETPLHIASLLGHQDFCKILLENNPAFAFEVNSEGRCPLHLASAKGHVEVVKILLQINQEACMVRDKDDMIPLHFAAMRGHAAAVEELVRARPESVKERIVTDDSSVLHLCVRFNHLEALKFLVETMRLEAAEDNHQSLCAKDKDGNTVLHLAVKNGQFKSIEYLLSVSEMSPAISALNEVGSLSALDMVHSYALRINQLLTRAGALFESSSNTLVVQESEPSSTDIDNAHSSSSEGSIDTPAEQPQMLASMDLQPQPHLPLQSSTGHPSESSEPQESNIALAQSADTRVEQPLPLSSMAPQQQPPQLPQQNNIRRSQSAPSSVSNNNHPSPPPPPSSTEITPQDDKNSRWSSRVEHFCKKYLISQINWMDSSQLMVATTVIATITFQSVLSPPGGVWSADTHDGGYQCNRYGYCEAGTVVLGYAQSSDYIKFIFFNSASFFSSLCALLLIISGFPLNNVAMKWIMTFLMVASASCMLLTYMWALGMTSPDHIYHRLRSLGYLLVGLWGFLLFVIGIFQIIRFILWLRSRRSSSTPSTSTTRNTTNAHSHSGI, from the exons ATGGAGGTTTTGAAAGCAGATTCAAATCTACAAGACAATGCAATGAGAGAACTTTATGAAGCATCAATAACAGGATGTGTAATGACCTTAAAAGCACTGATCCAAAGGGACCCTCTCATTCTCTTTAGGGTTTCACTATATCCCTTTCATGAAACCCCATTACACATAGCCTCATTGCTTGGACACCAAGATTTCTGCAAGATCCTTCTAGAAAACAACCCTGCTTTCGCCTTCGAGGTGAACTCAGAAGGACGGTGCCCTCTTCATCTTGCTTCCGCTAAAGGGCATGTGGAGGTTGTGAAGATTTTGTTGCAGATAAACCAAGAAGCTTGCATGGTTAGAGACAAAGATGACATGATTCCTCTCCACTTCGCCGCGATGAGGGGACACGCGGCAGCAGTTGAGGAGCTGGTAAGGGCAAGGCCGGAGTCCGTTAAGGAGAGGATTGTGACCGATGATAGCTCCGTTCTGCATTTGTGTGTTCGGTTTAACCATCTTGAGGCCTTGAAATTCTTGGTTGAAACAATGAGACTTGAAGCTGCAGAAGACAACCACCAAAGTTTGTGTGCTAAGGACAAAGACGGTAACACTGTTTTGCATTTAGCTGTGAAGAACGGGCAATTTAAG AGCATTGAATACTTGCTTTCGGTATCGGAAATGAGTCCAGCAATAAGTGCCTTGAATGAAGTTGGAAGCTTATCAGCTTTGGACATGGTGCACTCCTATGCCCTTAGAATTAACCAACTTTTAACCAGAGCAGGAGCACTCTTTGAAAGCTCTTCCAATACGCTTGTTGTACAAGAATCAGAACCCTCATCAACAGACATTGATAATGCACACTCATCCTCATCAGAAGGAAGCATAG ATACTCCTGCAGAACAACCACAGATGTTGGCAAGCATGGATCTTCAACCACAACCACACCTGCCACTGCAATCAAGCACAGGACACCCTTCAGAGTCATCAGAACCTCAAGAAAGCAACATCGCTCTAGCACAATCAGCAGATACTCGTGTGGAACAACCTCTGCCCTTGTCAAGCATGGCGCCTCAACAGCAACCACCACAACTGCCACAGCAAAACAACATTCGTCGATCACAATCAGCACCATCCTCGGTAAGTAACAATAACCATCCTTCACCGCCACCACCCCCCTCGTCAACAGAAATAACACCACAAGATGATAAGAACAGCAGATGGAGTAGCAGGGTTGAGCATTTCTGCAAAAAATACCTGATAAGCCAAATCAACTGGATGGACAGCAGTCAACTCATGGTAGCAACAACCGTCATCGCAACCATCACATTCCAATCAGTTCTAAGCCCACCAGGAGGAGTATGGTCAGCGGACACACACGATGGCGGCTACCAATGCAACAGATATGGTTACTGCGAAGCCGGAACGGTGGTTCTAGGTTATGCTCAATCATCAGATTATATCAAATTCATCTTCTTCAACTCTGCTTCATTCTTTTCCTCTCTGTGTGCGCTCTTGTTAATCATAAGCGGGTTTCCACTTAACAATGTAGCTATGAAGTGGATAATGACATTCCTGATGGTGGCTTCTGCGTCCTGCATGCTGCTAACATACATGTGGGCCCTGGGAATGACCAGCCCTGATCATATTTATCATAGGCTTAGGAGTCTGGGGTATTTGTTGGTCGGTTTATGGGGTTTCTTGCTTTTTGTTATTGGCATCTTTCAGATAATAAGGTTCATTCTTTGGCTTAGATCAAGAAGGTCGTCCTCCACTCCCTCAACAAGtactactcggaatactacaaaTGCGCACTCACATAGTGGCATCTAA